The genomic region GCCGCCTTCCCATCTTTCGCGAGATTCTTCTTAACTTTCCAGTCGAAGGCGGATTTCAGGGCGTTTTCGACGCCCAGTGCCCCTCCCTCAATGAAGAACCCGTATTTGAAAAACCCACGGATGGCCACCTCGAAAAAGGTTTCAACGAATTCAGCCAGCTGTGTGCAGTAAATGTCAGAATTTGTCGGCTTGTTAACGGCAGCCGTTGCGAGACGGTCTGTCGCTTCCAATAATCTCGGGTGGTTGTAACCCACGGGCATGGAGGCGAACATGGTGAACAGGTCCAGATATTCCCTTCCGTCACGGGCATCAACGATCCAGGAGCCGTGGCTCTTCTCCAGAGCGATGATGGGATCAAATCCATCCGCAGGAGTGTACGTTTGCAGAATCTGCCTTACCCCGCGGGGAGCTACGGTGGTTGACTTTGTCAATCCTTCAGTCACTGAAATCTCCGAATCTTATACCCTGAGCAAGTGACATACGCCCACCCCAGTTGATGGTGTTTGTCTGACGTCTCATATACGACTTCCAGGCGTCGGAGCCTGATTCCCGTCCCCCTCCTGTTTCCTTTTCCCCTCCAAAGGCTCCTCCGATTTCAGCTCCGGAGGTTCCCACATTAACGTTCGCGATCCCGCAGTCGCTTCCGCCATGTGACAGGAACTTTTCGGCGTTGCGCAGATCGGTCGTGAATATGGAGCTCGACAGTCCCTGGGGAACGTCATTGTGCTGTTGAATAGCATCTTCCAAATCGTCGTATTCTATCAGATAGAGAATGGGGGCAAATGTCTCCTCCTGTACGACGGGAAAGTCATTTTTCGCTTTAACAAGTGTTGGCTCAACATGGAAACCAGGTCCGTTAAGGACTTTTCCTCCGTAGAGGATCTCTCCCCCCTCCTTCTTAATGCGCTTAAGGGCTTCCGCGTAAACCTTGATAGCTCCTTCATCTACCACGGGACCCATCAATGTCTCCCCATCGAGAGGATCCCCTATCTTTACCTGCCGGTAGGCCTCGATAATAGTCTCCGCCACATTCTGAAACATCTCTTTGCGAACGAATACACGCCTTGTGGAGGTACATCGCTGGCCGGCGGTGCCAATGGCGCCGAAAACGATAGCAGGAATGGCCGCCTCAAGATCGGCCGATTCGTCTACGATGATCGCATTATTCCCACCCAGCTCCAGGATAGTCCTCCCGAGTCGCTCTCCCACAATGCCACCTATCTTTTTCCCCATGACGGTGGATCCGGTGAATGAAATCAACGGAACTCTGCTGTCCCTGACCAGGCGTTCACCCACCGTACTTCCTTTTCCAATGATGAGGCTGAAAACCGGAGGATAAGGGGACGACTCCATCACATCGTTCAAGATGTTCTGAACCGCAATTGCACACAGAGGAACGTTGGAGGAGGGCTTCCATACGACCGTGTCACCACAGACGGCGGCGATGAAGGCGTTCCAGGACCAGACGGCTACCGGAAAGTTGAACGCCGTAATGACTCCCACGGGGCCCAGAGGGTGCCACTGTTCGTACATCCGGTGCAGAGCACGTTCGGAATGCATGGTCAGACCGTATAGTTGACGGGAGAGCCCGACGGCAAA from Candidatus Neomarinimicrobiota bacterium harbors:
- a CDS encoding aldehyde dehydrogenase family protein, whose protein sequence is MDFLKQLGIDDTNYGACSGPHEWSKTTDAGRNDSANPSTGEIIASVYHCSENDYEKLVMRSVETFNEWRQVPAPKRGELVRKIANALREKKDFLGSLVALEMGKIKQEGDGEVQEMIDIADFAVGLSRQLYGLTMHSERALHRMYEQWHPLGPVGVITAFNFPVAVWSWNAFIAAVCGDTVVWKPSSNVPLCAIAVQNILNDVMESSPYPPVFSLIIGKGSTVGERLVRDSRVPLISFTGSTVMGKKIGGIVGERLGRTILELGGNNAIIVDESADLEAAIPAIVFGAIGTAGQRCTSTRRVFVRKEMFQNVAETIIEAYRQVKIGDPLDGETLMGPVVDEGAIKVYAEALKRIKKEGGEILYGGKVLNGPGFHVEPTLVKAKNDFPVVQEETFAPILYLIEYDDLEDAIQQHNDVPQGLSSSIFTTDLRNAEKFLSHGGSDCGIANVNVGTSGAEIGGAFGGEKETGGGRESGSDAWKSYMRRQTNTINWGGRMSLAQGIRFGDFSD